The DNA region CCGAGCGGGACGCCGCGCCCGCACTCGCCGCCCGCGCGAAGGCCGCCGCCGACCTCGTCCGCGCCCTGCACACCGCGGCCGAGGACGCCGAGGCGCACGCCAACGAGGAGGAGGAGCGCTCCGCCGCCCTCCAGGAGACCGGCGAGGCCTCACACCGCGACGCCACCACCGCCGCGACCGAGGCGCAGCGCGCCCGGAGCGAAGCCGGGCACCTGCGCCAGCGCCTCACCGAGGTCGAGCAGGAGACCGCCGAGGCCGTCCGCGCGGGCTGGCTCGACGACAGCACGCCCGACGCCGACCCGGCCCGCGCGGCGCTCGCCGCCAGCGACGCAGAGAAGACGGCGGTCGCCGCCTGGGACGAGGCCCGCGAGTCCGCACGTCGGGCCGCGGACCAGGCCAAGGAAGCCGCCGCCTCCGAGGCCCGTGCCGAGCTGACGGCCGCCCGCGCGGAGGACGCCGCGACGGCCGCCGAGCAGGCGTACGACGCGGAGAGCCGCACCGCCCGATCCCTCGCGCAGGACGAGCGCATCGCCGAACTCCTGGGCCTGCCGGGCGGATCCGGCGGGAGCGGGCACAGCGGGGTGCCGCAGCCCCGGCACGCCGGGACCGGGGCGGGCGAGGGCGCCCACGACGGGACGGGGACCGCCGGCGAGGGCGCGCGCGGTGCCCAGGGGGCGCACGGCGAGCACGGCACCCCGGGCGGAGGCGGCGCCCCGGACGGCGGAGGTACCAGCGCCGAAGGCGGCGTGCACGGCGGCCCCGCGCCGGACGCCGCCGCCACCTCGACCGCCGCAGGGCAGACCCTCGCCCCCGCCGCCCCCGGCCTCACCGCCACGGAGCTCGACCGCGGCGCCGACGACCTGAAGACCCTGCTCGACGACGGAGTGGCCGCCGCCGAACGGCAGTTGTTCGAGCTGCGGACCGCCGCCGCCGACGACTCCCGCATCCTCGGCGCGCTCGGCGACGGTGGCCTGCTGCCGCCCGGGCCCGACGTCCTCGCCACCGTCGAGTTCCTTGGAGAGCACGGCATTCCGGCCCTCCCGGGATGGCGGTATCTGGCCCAGGCAGTCGACCCCGCGGACCACGCCCGCGTCCTCGCCGCCCGCCCCGAGCTGGTCGACGGCGTCGTCATCACCGACCCGGACACACACGCCCGGGCGCGCGAAGCGCTCACCGGCGCCGCGCTCCTTCCGCGCTCCACGGTCGCCGTCGGCACCGCCGCCGCGCTGCTCGCGCCGGTGCCGCACGCCGACAGCGAGGCCGACGACGCCGGCGCCGTCTTCCTCGTACCGCCGAACCCGGCCATGCACGACGAGCACGCCGCCGACGAGGAGCGCCAGGCCCTGCGGGCGCGCGCCACCCGCCGCGACGAGGAGATCCGCGCGCTCGCCCTGCGCCTCGCCAAGGACCGTGAGCTGGCCGCGCGGCTCGCCTCCTGGCGGTCCGGCTGCCCCGCGGGCCGCCTCGCCGAGCTGGCCACGGCCGCCCGGGACGCGCGCGCCTTCGCCGAGGAGGCGGAGGCCGAGCTGGCCGAGGCCCGCACCACGCGCGCCGAGGCCGACGAGGCCGCCGCCGAAGCCGCCCGCGTGCGCGACGAGCGCCAGGAGGGCGCCCAGCGCGCCCGCCGCGCCGCCGACGCGCTCGCCGGACTCGCGTTCCGGCTGCGCGAGCGCGCCGGCTGGCAGACCAAGCTGCGCGAACTGGCCGACGACGCCGTCGAGTCGGAGGCCCGCGCCCAGTCCTGCCTCGAACGCGCCCGCGCCGCCGACGAGGACCGCCGCGCCGCCCAGCGCGCCGCCGACGACGCCCGCCGCACGGCGCGCGCCCTGCGTGCCGAGCGTGCCGAGATCGCGGGCGCCCCCGAGGACGTACCGCTGGACCAGGACGGCCCCAAGACCTCCCTGCCCGCCCTCCGCGAGGCCTACCGCGCGGCCTCGCAGCTGTACGAGAAGGTCGGCGTCGGCGCCGACCTGCGCGCCGAGCAGGCCCGCGCGGAGAGCGACGAGAGCGCCGCGCTCGCCGAGCTCGACCGGCTCAGCAACAAGGTGCGCACCCGCGCCGCCCAGCTCCTCGAAGGCACCGACGGCGCCGACGGGCCATCCCGGCAGGCCGCCGCCGCCCGCGCGGAGGCCCAGGTCCAGCTCATCGAGTCCCGCGCGGCCACCGCCAGCGAACAGCTCGGCCGACTGCGCGGCGAGGCCGAGCGGCACGCCCCCGAGGACGGCGAAGCGCACACCGACCTCCCCGAAGAGCTCGTACCGGCTGATGCCGAGCAGGCCCAGACCCTGCTGCGCACCGCCACGACCGAACTGGCCACCCACACCGAGGCCCTGAGCCAGGCCAAGGAGGCGCACGCCGCGCTCCTGCACACCCACCGTGCCACGGAGGACGCGGCCGGCGGGTTCGACGAGACGGCGGCGCTCCTGCGCGACCTGCTGCGCGAGCACCACGACACCGAGGACGACGAGCAGCCCGCGCCCCACCCGGGCACCCTGGAGGAGGCCCGCCAGGCCGCCGCCGAGGCCCGCCGCTCCCTGCGCGGCTGCGCCGCCGACCTGTCCGCCGCCGAGTCGGCCGTCCGTGAGGCGAGCGACGTCCTGGTCCGGCACGCCAACTCCACCCGCTACGAGCAGGTCCGCACCCCCGCCCGGCAGCAGATCCGCGAACTGCCCGCCTCCGCCCTGCCCGAGCACGCCAAGAAGTGGGCCGACGCCTTCGCGCCCCGTCTGCGGGTGCTCACCGACGAGCTGGAGCAGCTGGAGCGCAACCGCGACAGCATCGTCGACCGGCTGCGCGGCCTGGTCGAGTCGGCGCTCGCCACGCTCCGGTCAGCCCAGCGCCTGTCCCGGCTGCCCGAGGGCCTGGGGGAGTGGTCGGGCCAGGAGTTCCTGCGGGTCCGCTTCGACGAGCCCGACCAGGCGACGCTCACCGAGCGCCTGGGCGAGGTCATCGACGAGGCGACGCGCGCGGCCGTGAAGAAGAACTCGGACCTGCGCAGGGACGGCATGTCCTTGCTCCTCAGGGGAGTTCAGGCCGCCCTCGAACCGCGCGGCATCGCTGTGGAGATCCTCAAGCCGGACGCCGTCCTGCGCGCCGAGCGCGTCCCGGTCGGGCAGATGGGCGACGTGTTCTCCGGCGGTCAGCTGCTCACCGCCGCCATCGCCCTGTACTGCACGATGGCCGCCCTGCGCTCGAACGACCGGGGCCGCGACAAGCACCGGCACGCGGGCACGCTGTTCCTCGACAACCCCATCGGCCGCGCCAACGCCACGTATCTCCTGGAGCTGCAGCGGGCCGTCTCGGACGCACTCGGCGTCCAGCTGCTCTACACCACCGGCCTGTTCGACACGACAGCGCTCGCGGAGTTCCCGCTGGTCATCCGGTTGCGCAACGACGCGGACCTGCGCGCGGGCCTGAAGTACATCAGCGTCGAGGAGCACCTGCGGCCGGGCCTGCCGCAGGAGCAGCAGGCCCCGGCCGGGGAGACGGTGCACGGGGAGATCACGGCGACACGGATGTTCAAGAAGCCAGCCGCTGACTGAGCCAGTGGTGGAACACCCCGATGTGGTGCTCGGTCGGCACGAGCACGCCGCCCTGCCGGTAGGCGCGTGAGCTCATCGCGGGCTGGGTGCGCTCGCACGCCGCGAAGTCCTGCTCGTTGACCCGGTGGAACAGCTCGACCGACTTCGACAGATCCGCTCCGGAGGCGACGACGTCGGGTGCGTACAGCCAGTCGCACTCGACGACCGTGCGGTCCACGGCCAGCGGGAACATGCGGTGCAGGATCACATGGTCCGGGACGAGGTTGACGAACACGGCCGGTTTGACGGTGATGGCGTAGTAGCGGCGGTCCTGGTCGTCGGCGACCTCGGGCAGCCGCCCGAAGCCCGGGGAACCGTCCACAGTGAAGCCGCTGACGTCATCCCCGAAGGCGGCACCGTGCCCTACGTAGTACTGCGCCGCGAAGCCGTCGGCGAACTCCGGCAGGACGTCCGTCAGCTCGGGGTGGATCGTCGCGCAGTGGTAGCACTCCATGAAGTTCTCGACGATCAACTTCCAGTTGGCGCGCACCTCGTAGCGGACGCGGTGGCCGAGCGCCAGGTCCTGGGTGCGGTAGCGCTCGATCGACGCGGGGTCGCCGAGGCGCTCCCTGGCCTCGCCTATCACCGTGTCCTCGAAGGACGGCGGCGAGTCGGCCAGGCACACCCAGGCGTAGCCGAGCCACTCCCGCAGCGCGACCTCGACCAGGCCGTACGCGGACCGGTCGACGTCCGGCATCCGCGTCAGATTCGGCGCCGCGATCAGCCTGCCGTCCAGGTCGTACGTCCAGGCGTGGTACGGGCACTGGAGGCTGCGCCGGACCTGGCCCGCCTCGTCCGCGCACAGGCGGGCGCCGCGGTGGCGGCACACGTTCAGGAAGGCACGCAGGCCGCCGTCGCGGGCGCGGGTGATCAGGACGCTCTCCCGGCCGACCTGGACGGTGCGGTACGCGCCGGGACGGTCGAGGTCCGCGGAGCGCACGGCACAGCACCACAGGGCCTCGAAGAGGCGCTCCTGCTCCTGGCGGAAGACGTCGGGGTCGGTGTAGTAGTGGCCGGGCAGCGTCGCGATGAGGCTCGCGGAGACCTCTGTCGTCACGTCCGTACTCCTCAGACGGGCGCCGCGGCGGGCGCGGTTCGCTCTGACGGGCGCCCCGGGGGCGCGGGTTCGGTCAGACCGGTGCCGTGGCGGGCGCCGGATCCAGCGGGCCGGTGATCCGGCGGGGGTCGAACAGCTCGATGGGGTGCTCCGTGGTGCCGTCGAGCGCCAGGTCGGCGACGATCTCACCGACCACCGGCACGAATTTGAAGCCGTGCCCGGAGAAGCCGCAGGCCACCGTCACCGACTCCGGGTGCGCCGGATGGCGCGTGATGACGAAGTGCTCGTCGGGCGTCGTCGTGTACATACAGGTGGAGGCTTTCAACAGCCGCCCCGGGAGCAGCGGTATGTGCCGGGCCATGTGCTCGGCCATCGCCGCGACCTCGTGCGGATGGACCGTGCGGTCGATGGTCTCCGGCGTGCACACGGTGCCGTTGCGGAAGAACGCGACCTTCACCCCGAGGTCGGGGCCGTCGATCGAAGGGAAGCCGTAGACCTGGACGCCCGCCCGGTCCTCCCACACGTAGATCGGATGGTGCTCCGGCAGGAAGGGACCGACGCCGCCCGTCGGCTGGAACCAGTACATGATCTGCCGCTCGATGGTGAACGGCACCCCCAGGTCCGCGAGCAGCCCCGGCGCCCACGCACCCGGACAGATCACCAACTGGCCCGCGGTGTACGTGTCGTCGGCCGTGTGCACGCGCACCCCGTCGCGGTACGGCTCCCAGCGCGTCACCGGTTCCTCGAAGTGCAGGTCGGCGCCCTGGCGGGTGGCGAGCTGCAGATGC from Streptomyces flavofungini includes:
- a CDS encoding aromatic ring-hydroxylating oxygenase subunit alpha, producing the protein MTTEVSASLIATLPGHYYTDPDVFRQEQERLFEALWCCAVRSADLDRPGAYRTVQVGRESVLITRARDGGLRAFLNVCRHRGARLCADEAGQVRRSLQCPYHAWTYDLDGRLIAAPNLTRMPDVDRSAYGLVEVALREWLGYAWVCLADSPPSFEDTVIGEARERLGDPASIERYRTQDLALGHRVRYEVRANWKLIVENFMECYHCATIHPELTDVLPEFADGFAAQYYVGHGAAFGDDVSGFTVDGSPGFGRLPEVADDQDRRYYAITVKPAVFVNLVPDHVILHRMFPLAVDRTVVECDWLYAPDVVASGADLSKSVELFHRVNEQDFAACERTQPAMSSRAYRQGGVLVPTEHHIGVFHHWLSQRLAS
- the solA gene encoding N-methyl-L-tryptophan oxidase, with the translated sequence MSPTTPTYDVIVIGLGGMGSAAAHHLSARGARVLGLEKFGPVHQRGSSHGGSRVTRQSYFEDPAYVPLLLRAYELYEKLEQDTGRDIATLCGGVMVGAPDGRVVSGARLSAETWGLPHEMLDAREIRRRFPTLTPRDDEVALYEERAGLVRPENTVAAHLQLATRQGADLHFEEPVTRWEPYRDGVRVHTADDTYTAGQLVICPGAWAPGLLADLGVPFTIERQIMYWFQPTGGVGPFLPEHHPIYVWEDRAGVQVYGFPSIDGPDLGVKVAFFRNGTVCTPETIDRTVHPHEVAAMAEHMARHIPLLPGRLLKASTCMYTTTPDEHFVITRHPAHPESVTVACGFSGHGFKFVPVVGEIVADLALDGTTEHPIELFDPRRITGPLDPAPATAPV